From a single Photobacterium gaetbulicola Gung47 genomic region:
- a CDS encoding transcriptional regulator (COG1167), translating into MGTDNTKKAYNSRCQKALLQEHSPLKTKYQYVYQWISERIDKQSYQPGERLPSIRDLSQKLSVSKNTVIRAYQQLEANQKITAQARSGYRVNRSKVIHGLPEPVPEPGFVDLMTLSKKIMELPVSREVLPMGSAHPDTDFPAINSLYAEIGRHSRYQSHIPSHYQLPPGNDLLLKQLVGINRELGITISKQSLLVTHGAQQAISLSLQALTSAGDIVLVESASYFGNLMLLESLGLKVIEIPASPITGIHLDALEQALKDWPVKAILINPSFNNPTGYVMSTADRLRFLAMTHGIPIIEDDVFGGLAHHQRPLPLKTLDQENRVIYCNSLSKTLDSRLRIGWVVAGKYQTVIEKRLLTDNMGSPNLIHSAVAQFLASGKYRQHLGKIRRSYAKKQQVFYQQLTQALNQYPQLRDHYHLTQPTGGFLCWLTLAEHADSQAIYQQALSQGISVLPGTMFSTNKRYAHCLRLSFANFRENNTWRQGLDQLAAIIAGQTKQ; encoded by the coding sequence AAAGAAAGCGTATAACTCTCGGTGTCAGAAAGCATTGCTGCAGGAGCATAGCCCGCTCAAAACCAAATACCAGTACGTCTACCAATGGATCTCCGAGCGGATAGACAAGCAAAGCTACCAGCCGGGGGAACGGCTCCCTTCTATTCGAGATCTCAGCCAAAAACTGTCCGTGAGTAAAAACACGGTGATCCGTGCTTATCAGCAACTGGAAGCTAACCAGAAGATCACCGCGCAAGCCCGCTCTGGCTATCGGGTCAATCGCAGCAAAGTCATCCATGGACTTCCAGAACCGGTTCCCGAGCCGGGTTTTGTCGACCTAATGACACTCAGTAAAAAAATCATGGAACTGCCTGTATCCCGAGAGGTTTTACCAATGGGATCGGCCCACCCTGATACTGACTTTCCTGCCATCAACAGCTTGTACGCTGAAATAGGCCGACACAGCCGCTACCAAAGCCATATTCCCAGCCATTACCAACTGCCACCGGGAAACGATCTGCTGTTGAAGCAACTCGTTGGTATAAACCGCGAACTTGGCATTACCATCTCCAAACAGTCGCTGCTGGTAACCCATGGTGCGCAGCAGGCGATTAGCTTGAGCCTGCAGGCCCTGACCTCTGCTGGGGATATCGTCTTGGTAGAGTCTGCCAGTTATTTCGGCAACCTTATGCTGCTAGAATCTCTGGGCCTTAAAGTGATTGAAATTCCGGCGAGCCCAATCACTGGCATTCATTTGGATGCCCTTGAGCAGGCACTCAAAGATTGGCCGGTCAAGGCCATCTTGATTAACCCCAGTTTCAACAACCCGACAGGGTATGTGATGTCGACAGCGGACCGACTACGCTTCCTCGCCATGACCCATGGGATCCCAATTATCGAAGACGATGTCTTCGGCGGCCTGGCACATCATCAGCGTCCCCTGCCGCTGAAAACCCTCGACCAAGAAAACCGGGTGATCTATTGCAACTCGTTATCTAAGACATTGGACTCCAGACTCCGTATCGGCTGGGTCGTGGCCGGCAAGTATCAGACAGTAATTGAGAAACGCTTGCTCACTGACAACATGGGCAGCCCCAACCTCATTCACTCCGCGGTTGCCCAATTCCTTGCAAGCGGCAAATACCGCCAGCACCTCGGTAAAATCCGCCGCAGTTACGCTAAAAAACAGCAGGTATTCTATCAGCAGCTCACCCAGGCCTTGAACCAATACCCGCAGCTTAGGGATCATTACCACCTGACCCAACCAACCGGTGGATTCTTATGCTGGCTCACTCTAGCCGAGCATGCGGACAGTCAGGCCATTTATCAACAGGCGCTAAGCCAAGGGATCAGCGTACTTCCCGGCACCATGTTCAGTACCAACAAGCGCTATGCGCATTGCCTGCGCCTGAGCTTTGCCAACTTCCGTGAAAATAACACCTGGCGGCAGGGGCTCGACCAGCTAGCCGCAATTATTGCAGGACAAACCAAACAGTAA
- a CDS encoding glucose dehydrogenase (COG2133), whose amino-acid sequence MRYRPLATAMNTVRLALLSLIILAPPAKALSFPETVLEGSSLGMHYVVERIGQTNGVPWGMAFTPDQQLLITYREGNIRLLNPEDGSLQEVSGLPPIRQYGQGGLMDIARLDTTGNQPPDQRHNNAAPQTWYYFTYAKAHDGQAATTLARAKLSGTQLTQWQDLLVTQSFSDASRHFGSRIAFDNQGHVFFSIGDRAHRPNGQDLATHAGTILRLNLDGSTPEDNPFTDTPNALAEIWSFGHRNPQGLLFDPLTNRLWSNEHGPRGGDEINLITAGANYGWPVTSHGKEYWGPIAVGEATEKDGIVSPRKVYIPSIAPGSLLLYRGAAFPSWQGQLFSGALKLRHLNRVEITDNASIANEERLLEALEERIRALAVDDLGWLYLSADSGAIYRLRPRSR is encoded by the coding sequence ATGAGGTACCGCCCCCTCGCTACAGCAATGAACACAGTACGCCTGGCCTTGTTATCCCTTATCATATTGGCCCCACCAGCCAAGGCTCTGTCCTTCCCTGAAACTGTACTCGAAGGCTCCAGCCTCGGCATGCACTATGTCGTTGAGCGCATCGGGCAAACCAACGGCGTACCATGGGGGATGGCTTTCACCCCCGACCAACAGCTGCTGATCACCTACCGGGAAGGCAATATTCGCCTGCTCAACCCTGAGGATGGATCCCTGCAAGAAGTTTCCGGACTCCCCCCCATTCGCCAATACGGACAGGGGGGACTGATGGATATCGCCCGGCTAGATACCACCGGCAACCAACCGCCCGACCAGCGTCACAACAACGCCGCACCTCAAACCTGGTATTACTTCACTTACGCTAAAGCACACGATGGGCAGGCCGCGACAACCCTCGCCCGCGCCAAGCTTAGCGGTACCCAGTTAACCCAGTGGCAGGATTTGCTGGTCACTCAATCCTTCAGCGATGCTTCCCGCCACTTCGGTAGCCGTATCGCTTTCGATAACCAAGGCCATGTCTTTTTTTCTATCGGGGACCGAGCTCATCGTCCCAACGGGCAAGATCTCGCAACCCATGCGGGCACTATCCTTAGACTCAACCTCGATGGCTCAACGCCCGAAGACAACCCTTTTACCGATACACCTAATGCACTTGCTGAAATTTGGAGCTTTGGTCACCGTAACCCGCAAGGGCTGCTGTTTGATCCACTGACCAACCGGCTGTGGTCAAACGAGCATGGTCCTAGGGGCGGCGATGAAATCAATTTAATCACCGCAGGGGCCAACTACGGCTGGCCAGTCACCTCTCACGGGAAGGAATATTGGGGCCCGATTGCGGTGGGCGAAGCCACCGAGAAAGATGGCATTGTCTCGCCACGCAAGGTGTATATTCCCTCCATAGCACCGGGCAGCCTGCTTCTTTATCGAGGCGCAGCCTTCCCCAGCTGGCAAGGCCAGCTATTCAGTGGGGCATTGAAACTACGCCACCTAAACCGGGTTGAAATAACAGACAATGCCAGCATCGCAAACGAAGAGCGGCTGCTCGAAGCACTGGAAGAACGGATACGGGCCCTGGCTGTGGACGACCTGGGCTGGCTGTATTTATCGGCAGATTCCGGTGCAATTTACCGCCTACGCCCTCGCTCCCGATAA
- a CDS encoding putative MFS transporter (COG0477), with amino-acid sequence MSIFRFPLLVWMGIGTLIISLGIRQSFGIFMMPISMHFDTGREFFSLAIAVQNLLFGAFQPFVGMAADRWGAQKVIWTGAIAYGLGLYLTSIAVEPNWLYVSLGALVGLGLSATSYVIVLGAVARVVPAEHTAKAFGLTTAAGSFGMFAVIPGAQYLLSEFDWQLALQVFAMLCAIMMAFSCFMKVNAGPASSASPDGRELTLRQALRDAFRHRGYWLIHMGFFVCGFHVMFIATHLPSYLADKGLPGTTAAMALAYVGIFNIFGSYFWGVMGDKFSKRYVMCALYLVRTVVIAGFVVLPVTTETAALFGGAIGFCWLGTVPLTSGLVRQIFGARYMSTLYGLVFFTHQVGSFLGAWFGGRIYDYYGSYEPIWWTTVALAFLAALIHLPVNDEPIYQPKTA; translated from the coding sequence ATGAGTATTTTTCGCTTTCCACTACTGGTGTGGATGGGCATTGGAACACTAATTATCAGCCTAGGGATCAGGCAGTCTTTCGGTATCTTCATGATGCCGATTTCTATGCATTTTGATACTGGCCGTGAATTCTTTAGTCTGGCTATCGCTGTGCAGAACTTGCTTTTCGGCGCCTTCCAGCCGTTTGTTGGTATGGCCGCCGACCGCTGGGGCGCGCAAAAAGTCATCTGGACTGGTGCCATCGCCTATGGGCTAGGGCTGTACCTCACCTCAATCGCAGTCGAGCCAAATTGGTTATACGTATCTCTTGGTGCGCTGGTTGGCCTAGGTTTGAGTGCTACCAGCTACGTTATCGTACTTGGTGCCGTGGCCCGCGTAGTCCCCGCCGAACACACGGCCAAAGCGTTCGGCCTGACAACAGCGGCCGGGTCATTTGGTATGTTTGCTGTGATCCCGGGAGCACAGTACCTGTTGAGCGAATTTGACTGGCAGCTGGCGCTGCAGGTTTTCGCTATGCTCTGCGCGATCATGATGGCCTTCTCATGCTTTATGAAGGTCAACGCCGGCCCGGCAAGCAGCGCTTCCCCGGACGGTCGCGAACTGACGTTGCGCCAGGCACTGCGCGATGCTTTCAGGCACCGCGGTTACTGGCTAATCCACATGGGCTTCTTTGTCTGCGGCTTTCATGTCATGTTCATTGCCACCCACCTGCCAAGCTATCTGGCTGATAAGGGCCTTCCCGGCACCACTGCTGCCATGGCTCTGGCCTATGTGGGGATCTTCAACATTTTCGGCAGCTATTTCTGGGGGGTAATGGGCGATAAATTCAGCAAACGCTATGTGATGTGTGCCCTGTACCTGGTCCGCACCGTTGTGATCGCTGGGTTTGTGGTCCTGCCGGTCACCACCGAGACTGCCGCCCTGTTTGGTGGTGCCATCGGTTTCTGCTGGCTTGGCACCGTCCCACTGACCTCTGGCCTAGTTCGCCAAATTTTCGGTGCGCGCTACATGTCGACCCTCTATGGCCTGGTGTTTTTTACCCATCAGGTCGGCAGCTTCCTCGGCGCCTGGTTCGGCGGTCGTATCTACGACTACTACGGCAGTTACGAGCCGATCTGGTGGACAACGGTAGCCCTGGCATTCTTAGCAGCGCTTATCCACCTACCGGTTAACGATGAGCCCATCTACCAGCCAAAAACCGCTTAA